From one Dermacentor andersoni chromosome 1, qqDerAnde1_hic_scaffold, whole genome shotgun sequence genomic stretch:
- the LOC126546917 gene encoding probable ATP-dependent RNA helicase DDX43 encodes MPRTATSTTAKHHVVSTGKTYVPSVSRTILETRLDDGGSKCDRRLDKKFTYVNADTEPPAAALKVVPNARKCDDNARKHQDFSCSRIQVRRDSDDGGCRGLSLLDRAKLFANIDEAKNGQWASLPRIKKNFCTEDYHDAHMSADMVEVFRLAYNITVNHCMASRKPSTPDVATNPTTTFEQAFANYPIILKEIDKNHLEKPSRIQCQAWPILLQGQDLIGIAQRGETGTILAFLLPAMVHIDSQILPREKRKGPSCLIMAPTLEISQNIEREFKKYNYRGFKCVCVSGGGNRRELTAAKSSVEIVIATPDRLHNMASRKIIDFTYVTFVILHKADRMLDTDFKLNIQELMLKIRPDRQVVVTGTTLSEGVRRFAQQHMANPFEVVVGPLHFSSVHSVIHKVVLCDESEKPEHLTDFLQYCLHPGDKTVVFLRKRDRVERLTGDLVLGGIKCDCIHECLEACDRQRALNDFRRGTVPILIATDLESQALDVEDLTHVFNYDSPLNVEKYVYRVGRAGHAGRRGFSVTLVTRQDWMQARDLIDVLEEANQYVPQELYAMADHFDAWKKRCAFRSV; translated from the coding sequence ATGCCTCGGACTGCAACTAGCACTACAGCGAAACACCATGTTGTTTCAACCGGTAAGACGTACGTTCCTTCAGTTTCGCGGACGATTTTGGAGACCCGGCTTGATGACGGCGGGAGCAAATGCGACAGAAGACTTGATAAAAAGTTTACTTACGTGAACGCAGATACTGAGCCGCCGGCAGCAGCGCTCAAAGTTGTCCCAAACGCTAGAAAATGTGATGACAATGCTCGAAAGCACCAAGATTTCAGCTGTTCACGGATCCAGGTCAGAAGAGACAGTGACGATGGTGGCTGCCGTGGTTTGTCTCTCCTTGACAGGGCCAAGCTGTTTGCCAATATCGACGAAGCAAAGAATGGGCAATGGGCCTCCCTTCCAAGAATCAAGAAAAACTTCTGCACTGAAGATTACCATGATGCACACATGTCTGCGGATATGGTAGAAGTTTTCAGACTTGCCTACAACATAACTGTGAATCACTGCATGGCGTCGCGAAAGCCCTCAACCCCAGATGTAGCAACGAATCCCACAACAACATTTGAGCAGGCGTTTGCCAACTACCCGATAATCCTTAAAGAAATTGACAAAAATCATTTGGAGAAGCCATCGAGGATTCAGTGCCAGGCCTGGCCCATTCTACTGCAAGGCCAAGACCTCATCGGTATCGCACAAAGAGGTGAAACAGGAACGATCCTGGCGTTCCTCTTACCAGCCATGGTACACATTGACAGTCAGATTCTTCCAAGGGAGAAGAGGAAAGGTCCTTCATGCTTAATCATGGCTCCTACGCTTGAGATCTCGCAGAATATTGAGCGAGAATTCAAGAAATACAACTACCGAGGGTTTAAGTGTGTGTGCGTTAGCGGAGGGGGAAATCGACGAGAACTGACGGCAGCGAAGTCAAGCGTGGAGATTGTCATCGCAACACCTGATCGCCTACACAATATGGCCTCAAGAAAGATAATCGACTTTACTTACGTCACGTTTGTCATACTCCACAAAGCAGATCGCATGTTAGACACGGACTTTAAATTGAACATCCAGGAGCTTATGCTAAAAATACGACCGGACCGGCAGGTAGTCGTAACAGGTACCACCTTGTCAGAAGGCGTGCGTCGCTTCGCCCAGCAGCACATGGCCAACCCCTTCGAGGTGGTAGTCGGCCCCCTCCACTTTTCCTCTGTGCACAGTGTGATCCATAAAGTCGTCTTGTGTGACGAGAGTGAAAAGCCGGAGCATCTTACAGATTTTCTTCAATACTGCCTTCATCCAGGCGACAAGACAGTCGTTTTCTTGCGTAAAAGGGACAGGGTAGAACGCCTGACGGGTGACTTGGTTCTGGGTGGCATTAAATGCGACTGCATCCACGAATGCTTGGAGGCTTGTGACCGGCAGCGAGCACTCAATGACTTTCGGAGAGGCACAGTGCCAATCTTGATCGCTACCGACCTTGAATCTCAAGCGTTGGACGTCGAAGATCTGACGCATGTCTTCAACTACGACTCTCCTCTAAACGTAGAAAAATATGTCTATCGAGTAGGCCGCGCAGGTCACGCTGGGCGTCGCGGTTTCTCCGTTACGCTCGTAACCCGTCAGGACTGGATGCAGGCTCGTGATCTGATTGACGTTTTGGAAGAGGCCAACCAATATGTCCCCCAGGAGCTGTACGCCATGGCTGACCATTTCGACGCATGGAAAAAGCGATGTGCATTTCGGTCGGTTTAA